The proteins below are encoded in one region of Micromonospora pisi:
- a CDS encoding tyrosine-type recombinase/integrase, producing MSVIPLPTTHRPIALVVAVDAFLDRFRDDPGTRATYTETLRRLRETAGDSLPVAALTPEIYEQTMARWDPGAANTWNKHLSALTSFTAYCGRQDWLATDPGRRLERRKVTRTRDKAIPRARLDRLFTDDRNPLRERVLWRMLYETCARAEEILGLDVPDLDMEFRRALAVEKGGDRAYVHWETPTARLLPRLLAGRTTGPVFLADRRAASAGRRAPALSDICPETGRGRLSYPRAEYLFKQASKLHDPHGAGYTLHQLRHSGLTHLAAKGRSAAELQAKSRHRHLATLGIYVRLGEETSARITAENDEHHHHRRHRR from the coding sequence GTGTCCGTGATCCCGCTGCCGACCACCCACCGCCCGATCGCGCTCGTGGTCGCCGTCGACGCGTTCCTCGACCGGTTCCGCGACGACCCCGGCACCCGCGCCACCTACACCGAGACCCTGCGCCGGCTGCGCGAGACCGCCGGCGACTCACTCCCGGTCGCGGCGCTAACCCCGGAGATCTACGAGCAGACAATGGCCCGCTGGGACCCCGGCGCCGCGAACACCTGGAACAAGCACCTGTCCGCGCTGACCTCGTTCACCGCCTACTGCGGCCGCCAGGACTGGCTGGCCACCGACCCCGGCCGCCGCCTGGAACGCCGCAAGGTCACCCGGACCCGGGACAAGGCCATCCCCCGCGCCCGCCTCGATCGGCTGTTCACCGACGACCGCAACCCGCTGCGCGAACGGGTGCTCTGGCGGATGCTCTACGAGACCTGCGCCCGCGCCGAGGAGATCCTCGGCCTCGACGTGCCCGACCTCGACATGGAGTTCCGCCGCGCCCTGGCCGTCGAGAAGGGCGGCGACCGCGCCTACGTGCACTGGGAAACCCCAACCGCCCGCCTGCTGCCCCGGCTGCTGGCCGGCCGCACCACCGGGCCGGTCTTCCTCGCCGACCGACGCGCCGCGTCAGCCGGACGCCGCGCCCCGGCCCTGAGCGACATCTGTCCCGAGACCGGCCGGGGGCGACTGTCCTACCCGCGCGCCGAGTACCTGTTCAAGCAGGCGTCCAAGCTCCACGACCCGCACGGCGCCGGCTACACCCTCCACCAGCTACGTCACTCCGGGCTGACCCACCTCGCGGCCAAAGGCCGCAGCGCCGCCGAACTCCAGGCCAAGTCCCGCCACCGGCACCTGGCCACCCTCGGCATCTACGTCCGGCTCGGCGAGGAAACCTCCGCCCGCATCACCGCCGAGAACGACGAGCACCACCACCACCGGCGGCACCGCCGCTGA
- a CDS encoding lytic polysaccharide monooxygenase auxiliary activity family 9 protein codes for MMTVRRRLVVAAALTATALLLTGLVVGPALAHGAPGSPVSRAVACGPEGRQTNRSAACTAAKAAGTATEQWDNVRLSDVAGRDREKVPDGKLCSGGMAKFRGLDLARADWPATTLRTGVELTFTYRTTIPHKGTFRWYVTRAGYDPSQPLSWSDLSERPFLTATDPPVVDGSYRMRGKLPAGLSGRHLVYAIWQNSSTPDTYYSCSDVILESAPAAGARAATSRPATTPPGGTQPSGGSSEPVTGIGSPDGTADVLGRSTVAATSGSGGALLPMLVAALLVAALGLPVGLWLRARRTRDRRRLGSTTH; via the coding sequence ATGATGACCGTACGTCGCAGGCTCGTGGTGGCCGCCGCCTTGACGGCCACTGCGCTGCTGCTCACCGGCCTTGTCGTGGGTCCGGCGCTTGCTCACGGTGCACCGGGGAGTCCGGTGAGCCGGGCTGTCGCGTGTGGTCCGGAAGGACGTCAGACCAACCGGTCCGCGGCCTGTACGGCAGCCAAGGCCGCCGGTACGGCGACCGAGCAGTGGGACAACGTCCGGCTGTCCGACGTGGCCGGCCGGGACCGGGAGAAGGTCCCCGACGGGAAGCTTTGCAGTGGCGGCATGGCCAAGTTCCGGGGCCTGGACCTGGCTCGCGCCGACTGGCCGGCGACCACGCTCAGGACGGGTGTCGAACTCACCTTCACCTACCGCACGACGATCCCGCACAAGGGCACGTTCCGCTGGTACGTCACCCGCGCGGGCTACGACCCGAGCCAACCCCTGAGCTGGTCTGACCTCTCGGAGCGGCCGTTCCTGACCGCCACCGACCCGCCGGTGGTCGACGGCTCGTACCGGATGCGCGGCAAGCTTCCGGCAGGACTGTCGGGGCGGCACCTCGTCTACGCGATCTGGCAGAACTCGAGTACGCCGGACACCTACTACTCCTGCTCGGACGTGATCCTCGAATCCGCCCCGGCGGCCGGGGCCCGCGCCGCCACCAGCCGACCCGCGACCACCCCTCCCGGCGGTACGCAGCCCAGCGGCGGGTCTTCCGAGCCCGTGACCGGAATCGGATCGCCGGACGGGACAGCGGACGTCCTCGGCAGGTCCACCGTCGCCGCGACCAGCGGGAGCGGCGGTGCCCTGCTGCCCATGCTGGTTGCGGCGCTGCTGGTCGCGGCGCTCGGCCTGCCCGTGGGGCTCTGGCTGCGCGCCAGGAGGACCCGTGATCGGCGCCGCCTCGGCTCGACGACGCACTAA